One segment of Corynebacterium atrinae DNA contains the following:
- the paaC gene encoding 1,2-phenylacetyl-CoA epoxidase subunit PaaC yields MNNFASVDSATRQTQGESLTAEDVQHSGAVATPDVAAYAAMLADDALILGQRLTWWISRAPEMEEDIALANIALDLIGHARFLYSYAGTATNQTEDDLAYFRDEEEFRSARLMEQENGDFGQTIARQLLASYYMYGLYSALLESTDPTIAAIAAKAIKEVEYHVDHANQWVLRLGLGTDYSKQRIEEGLYYMWPYLAELFEDLPIHTTLAEKGIAVASSSLREQFDERIAHVLQTAGLEVPTTPQAMSGHRTGCFSEQRGYILLEMQSFARQHPGATW; encoded by the coding sequence GTGAATAACTTCGCCTCCGTCGACTCCGCCACCCGCCAGACTCAAGGCGAATCGCTCACTGCGGAAGACGTTCAGCACTCCGGTGCCGTAGCCACCCCGGATGTCGCGGCTTACGCCGCCATGCTTGCCGACGACGCCCTCATCCTCGGCCAACGCCTGACCTGGTGGATCTCCCGTGCCCCGGAAATGGAGGAGGACATCGCCCTGGCCAACATTGCGCTCGACCTCATCGGCCACGCTCGTTTCCTTTACTCCTACGCCGGCACAGCCACGAACCAGACCGAAGACGACCTCGCTTACTTCCGCGACGAAGAGGAGTTCCGTTCCGCCCGCCTCATGGAGCAGGAAAACGGCGACTTTGGCCAGACCATCGCCCGCCAGCTCCTCGCCTCCTACTACATGTACGGCCTGTACTCAGCCCTGCTCGAATCCACTGATCCGACCATCGCCGCCATCGCTGCGAAGGCCATCAAGGAGGTCGAGTACCACGTCGACCACGCCAACCAGTGGGTTCTGCGCCTGGGTCTGGGCACCGACTACTCCAAGCAGCGGATCGAGGAGGGCCTGTACTACATGTGGCCCTACCTCGCCGAGCTCTTCGAAGACCTGCCCATCCACACCACCCTCGCCGAGAAAGGCATCGCGGTTGCGTCCTCCAGCCTGCGCGAACAATTCGACGAGCGCATCGCCCACGTCCTACAGACTGCCGGGCTAGAGGTCCCCACCACCCCGCAGGCCATGTCCGGACACCGCACCGGCTGCTTCTCCGAGCAGCGTGGCTACATCCTCCTCGAGATGCAGTCCTTCGCCCGCCAGCATCCCGGCGCAACCTGGTGA
- a CDS encoding AMP-binding protein: MASSTDITSTIHGPQTSIEYASRDEITALQTERMKNTLRHAYYNVPHYKRDFDARGVHPDDFKELKDIGLFPFTDKAILRSEYPFGMFAVQKHQIARIHASSGTTGLPTVVGYTRKDIETWAELVARSLSAGGVRPGDRVQVTFGYGLFTGGLGLHYGVEKLGATAIPTSGGQTDRQLQIMRDFQPDAIVGTPSYMLNVLDRMRAEGLDPENSPMRVGIFGAEPWTEGMRQDLETGFGIDATDIYGLSEVMGPGVAQECIETKDGLTLWEDHFYPEILHPETQEPVPDGELGELVITPLTKEAFPVIRYRTHDLTRLLPGTARSMRRLGRISARNDDMIILRGVNCFPSQFEELIVEDKNLRPRYQCILSKRGRMDHLTLVVEHAPGRTADEITNSQLHLRKLIKDRIGVSVDVEIRDTVDSGEGKAKRIVDNRPQS, translated from the coding sequence GTGGCTTCCTCCACCGACATCACTTCCACCATCCATGGGCCCCAAACCAGCATCGAGTACGCCTCGCGCGATGAAATCACTGCGTTGCAGACCGAGCGCATGAAAAACACCCTGCGCCACGCGTACTACAACGTTCCGCATTACAAGCGAGACTTCGATGCCCGGGGTGTCCACCCGGATGACTTCAAGGAACTCAAGGACATCGGTCTATTCCCCTTCACGGACAAGGCCATCCTGCGTTCTGAGTACCCCTTCGGCATGTTTGCCGTGCAGAAACACCAGATCGCCCGAATCCACGCCTCATCCGGTACCACCGGCCTGCCCACCGTGGTGGGATACACCCGCAAGGACATCGAGACCTGGGCCGAGCTCGTCGCCCGTTCCCTCAGTGCCGGTGGGGTCCGCCCCGGTGACCGCGTGCAGGTGACCTTCGGCTACGGGCTGTTCACTGGCGGGCTGGGTCTGCATTACGGCGTTGAAAAGCTCGGAGCCACTGCCATCCCAACCTCGGGCGGGCAGACCGACCGCCAGCTGCAGATCATGCGTGATTTCCAGCCGGACGCGATCGTCGGCACGCCTTCCTACATGCTCAACGTCCTCGACCGAATGCGGGCGGAGGGCCTGGACCCGGAAAACAGCCCAATGCGAGTGGGTATCTTCGGTGCCGAGCCCTGGACCGAAGGAATGCGCCAAGATCTAGAGACCGGTTTCGGAATCGACGCCACCGATATTTATGGGCTGTCGGAGGTTATGGGTCCGGGCGTGGCGCAGGAGTGCATTGAGACCAAAGACGGCCTGACCTTGTGGGAAGACCACTTCTATCCTGAGATCCTTCACCCCGAAACTCAAGAGCCGGTGCCAGACGGCGAGCTCGGTGAATTGGTGATCACTCCGCTCACCAAAGAGGCTTTCCCGGTCATCCGCTATCGCACGCACGATCTCACCCGCCTGCTGCCCGGAACCGCCCGTTCCATGCGCCGCCTCGGACGCATCAGCGCCCGCAACGACGACATGATCATCCTCCGGGGAGTGAACTGCTTCCCTTCCCAGTTCGAAGAACTCATCGTGGAGGACAAGAATCTCCGCCCCCGCTACCAGTGCATTCTTAGTAAACGCGGGCGTATGGACCACCTCACCCTCGTGGTTGAACACGCCCCCGGTCGCACGGCAGACGAGATCACCAACTCTCAACTGCACCTGCGCAAGCTCATCAAGGACCGCATCGGTGTCTCTGTCGATGTCGAAATCCGCGACACGGTCGACTCTGGCGAAGGCAAAGCCAAGCGCATTGTCGATAACCGTCCCCAGAGCTAA
- a CDS encoding thiolase family protein, with the protein MSTDAYLVSGRRTPVGRYGGALSSVRPDDLAALTIRAVIEDAGIDPSAVDEVILGNANGAGEENRNVARMAWLLAGYPDSVPGITVNRLCASGMSAIALATAMVNSGQADVVVAGGVESMSRAPWVVEKPRSGFAKPGETFDTSIGWRFVNPKFASQEKTTFSMPETAEEVARVCNISREDADTFAAQSQARALAAIEAGRFAPEIVPVEIVDRKGNITLVDTDEGPRPGTTTEVLARLRPVVEGGEVVTAGNSSSLNDGASAILVVSERAIERFGLTPRARVVANANAGLAPEVMGLGPIPATRSVLEKAGWNIGSVDAIELNEAFASQSLACIRELELDQNKVNAWGGAIALGHPLGSSGSRIAITLLNRLEQEGGQRGIATMCIGVGQGAAIAIEKV; encoded by the coding sequence GTGAGCACTGACGCCTATCTCGTCTCCGGCCGCCGGACCCCCGTCGGCCGCTACGGCGGAGCCCTCTCCTCCGTCCGCCCGGATGACCTCGCCGCCCTCACCATCCGCGCCGTCATCGAAGATGCGGGCATCGACCCGTCGGCTGTCGACGAGGTGATCCTCGGCAACGCCAACGGTGCCGGTGAGGAGAATCGTAACGTCGCCCGCATGGCTTGGTTGCTGGCTGGGTACCCGGATTCCGTCCCCGGCATCACCGTCAATCGCCTCTGCGCCTCCGGGATGTCGGCGATTGCCCTGGCCACGGCGATGGTGAACTCAGGGCAGGCGGATGTCGTTGTCGCCGGCGGAGTGGAGTCGATGTCGCGGGCTCCGTGGGTCGTCGAAAAGCCGCGCAGCGGTTTTGCGAAGCCTGGCGAGACCTTCGATACCTCCATCGGCTGGCGCTTCGTCAACCCGAAGTTCGCAAGCCAAGAAAAGACGACGTTTTCCATGCCGGAGACGGCCGAGGAGGTCGCGCGGGTGTGCAATATTTCGCGCGAGGATGCCGACACCTTCGCCGCCCAGTCCCAGGCTCGCGCCCTCGCCGCCATTGAGGCCGGGCGATTTGCCCCCGAGATCGTCCCGGTTGAGATCGTTGATCGCAAGGGCAACATCACTCTCGTCGATACCGATGAGGGGCCGCGCCCCGGCACGACGACGGAGGTCCTGGCCAGGCTGCGCCCAGTGGTCGAGGGCGGCGAGGTCGTCACCGCGGGCAACTCCTCGTCGCTTAACGACGGCGCCTCCGCCATCCTCGTCGTCAGCGAGCGCGCCATCGAGCGTTTTGGTCTCACCCCCCGCGCCCGGGTCGTCGCGAATGCGAACGCGGGCCTAGCACCGGAAGTCATGGGACTGGGGCCGATCCCTGCAACGCGCAGCGTCCTAGAAAAGGCCGGGTGGAACATTGGCAGCGTTGATGCCATCGAACTCAACGAGGCCTTTGCCTCCCAGTCCCTGGCATGCATCCGTGAGCTAGAGCTCGATCAGAACAAGGTCAACGCCTGGGGCGGGGCCATCGCGCTGGGCCATCCGCTGGGTTCTTCGGGATCTCGCATCGCCATCACCCTGCTCAACCGCCTCGAGCAGGAGGGCGGCCAGCGCGGCATCGCCACGATGTGCATCGGCGTCGGCCAGGGTGCCGCCATCGCAATTGAGAAGGTCTAA
- a CDS encoding enoyl-CoA hydratase/isomerase family protein has product MIDLLIDGRTAEIVLNNPRALNSLTESDLQELSQAYAEAAERDVRSLLLRGEGKAFSAGRNIRGLDPAEDDATDYLANKVTPVLQQMSTFPAPTFAAVHGVCLGVGLGLVIASDIAYVAEDATFGSPFANLGATLDSGGHALFVERLGAHRAMDLIVTGDMISGREAVDAGLFSRAIPADQLLDFAREKAARAAEGATLAFLASRTLVHDIRDQRRGLWESVNEENLAQGRLCSSADYAEGFAAFNEKRRPTFHGH; this is encoded by the coding sequence ATGATCGATCTCCTCATCGACGGCCGCACCGCCGAAATAGTGCTCAACAACCCGCGGGCTTTGAACTCCCTCACGGAATCTGACCTGCAGGAGCTCTCCCAGGCCTACGCAGAAGCCGCCGAGCGCGACGTTCGCTCCCTCCTGCTGCGCGGCGAGGGAAAGGCGTTTAGCGCCGGCCGCAACATCCGTGGCCTCGACCCGGCTGAAGATGACGCGACCGACTACCTCGCCAACAAGGTCACCCCCGTGTTGCAGCAGATGAGCACCTTCCCCGCCCCGACATTCGCGGCAGTCCACGGGGTCTGCCTCGGGGTCGGTCTGGGACTGGTCATCGCCAGTGACATTGCCTATGTCGCCGAGGATGCCACGTTCGGTTCCCCCTTCGCCAACCTCGGCGCGACTCTCGACTCAGGCGGGCACGCCCTATTCGTGGAGCGCCTGGGAGCCCACCGCGCCATGGACCTTATTGTCACCGGTGACATGATCTCTGGTCGCGAGGCGGTGGACGCTGGGTTATTCTCCCGGGCAATCCCCGCCGATCAGCTCCTCGACTTCGCCCGCGAGAAGGCTGCCCGCGCAGCCGAGGGCGCCACCTTAGCCTTCTTGGCCAGCCGCACACTCGTCCACGACATTCGCGATCAACGCCGTGGCCTGTGGGAATCGGTCAACGAAGAAAACCTCGCGCAGGGTCGGCTGTGTTCCTCCGCCGACTATGCGGAGGGATTCGCCGCCTTCAACGAAAAGCGCCGTCCCACCTTTCACGGCCACTAA
- the paaD gene encoding 1,2-phenylacetyl-CoA epoxidase subunit PaaD: protein MSAHPLRPTDPADARVWDIAASVPDPEIPVISIADLGILRRAAIIDGHAVVTITPTYSGCPAMDHISREVAQVLAAAGYEDAVVDLVLQPAWSTDWITEQGREQLREYGIAPPQHSSSPTPQGPIPLTLAPPTPVPCPRCSSTRTKKLAQFGSTSCKALYSCEACFEPFDYFKVH from the coding sequence ATGTCTGCCCACCCCCTGCGCCCCACCGACCCGGCGGATGCCCGGGTCTGGGACATCGCCGCGTCAGTTCCGGACCCGGAAATTCCGGTCATCTCCATCGCTGACCTGGGCATCCTGCGCCGCGCGGCCATCATCGACGGCCACGCCGTGGTCACCATCACCCCGACCTATTCGGGGTGTCCGGCCATGGACCACATCAGCCGGGAAGTAGCACAAGTCCTCGCCGCCGCCGGCTACGAGGATGCTGTGGTGGACCTTGTGCTTCAGCCCGCCTGGAGCACCGACTGGATTACCGAGCAGGGGCGTGAACAGCTACGCGAGTACGGCATCGCCCCTCCCCAGCATTCCTCCTCGCCTACTCCCCAGGGCCCGATCCCCTTAACGTTGGCTCCCCCAACTCCGGTCCCCTGCCCCCGTTGCAGTTCCACCCGGACCAAGAAACTCGCCCAATTCGGCTCGACCTCCTGCAAAGCGCTCTACAGCTGCGAGGCCTGTTTCGAGCCCTTCGACTACTTCAAGGTGCACTGA
- the paaI gene encoding hydroxyphenylacetyl-CoA thioesterase PaaI, protein MTPILAPGVATGPQFEHVRTMFETDRASQGIGMIITHLGPGEARGTFTIRPDMCNGHHTAQGGYLFTFADSLFAGACNSHGEVAVAAQVGIHYIAPAFEGDVVEGHAVERRTWGRNGITDVTLTVNGKVITEFRGTSRTIPRR, encoded by the coding sequence ATGACCCCTATTCTCGCCCCCGGCGTCGCCACCGGACCCCAGTTTGAGCATGTGCGCACCATGTTTGAGACCGACCGTGCCTCGCAAGGCATTGGCATGATCATCACTCACCTCGGCCCGGGCGAAGCCCGTGGCACTTTCACCATCCGCCCCGACATGTGCAACGGCCACCACACCGCCCAAGGCGGCTACCTGTTCACGTTCGCCGACTCCCTATTCGCCGGCGCCTGCAACTCCCACGGCGAGGTGGCGGTCGCCGCCCAGGTTGGCATCCACTACATCGCACCCGCCTTCGAGGGGGACGTGGTCGAGGGTCACGCCGTCGAACGTCGCACCTGGGGACGCAACGGCATTACGGATGTCACCCTCACCGTCAACGGCAAGGTGATCACGGAGTTCCGGGGAACCTCCCGCACGATCCCCCGCCGGTAA
- a CDS encoding MFS transporter yields the protein MTTASSPVTAPPTPEPITNEHRRVLAGAMVGTTIEWFDFFIYAQAAALIFATQYFNPASNDNATMAQIVSWASLGISFLFRPLGAVIAGHLGDRLGRKPVLVVTLLGMGGATVAMGLLPNYAAIGIAAPIILVLLRIMQGLSAGGEWGGAALLAVEHAPVQRRGYFGSFPQVGVPAGMLLATLFMLVLSATLTTEQFEAWGWRIPFVSSLVLIVVGYLIRRLVEESPVFAELEDLKKKSSAPLSELFRNHTSKVVLAALIFAGVNAAGYMAIAFIVSYGTKNVGYDRTTTLAVTSATAIAWIISTLVFGGLSDTIGRKQTFALGYIGAILWAVPMWLLVDSGNVALFILSMVVLGILLGATYGPQSALYAEMFPPEVRLSGVSIGYAIGSIIGGAFAPMIAALLLDATGTSISIGIYIAVVSLISLIAVLKVPKGIQGKPLN from the coding sequence ATGACTACCGCTTCCTCACCCGTCACCGCCCCGCCCACTCCGGAACCGATTACTAATGAGCACCGCCGTGTCCTCGCCGGCGCCATGGTCGGCACCACCATCGAGTGGTTCGATTTCTTCATCTATGCGCAGGCAGCAGCCCTGATCTTCGCTACCCAGTACTTCAATCCGGCCTCCAACGACAATGCGACCATGGCGCAGATCGTATCCTGGGCGTCGCTGGGTATCTCCTTCCTCTTCCGCCCGCTCGGCGCGGTGATCGCCGGTCACTTGGGTGACCGCCTGGGCCGCAAACCTGTTCTTGTGGTCACGTTGCTGGGCATGGGTGGCGCGACCGTCGCCATGGGTCTGCTTCCCAACTACGCAGCCATCGGCATTGCCGCGCCGATCATCCTCGTGTTGCTGCGCATCATGCAGGGCCTGTCCGCAGGTGGCGAATGGGGCGGCGCCGCCCTCTTGGCCGTCGAGCACGCCCCGGTTCAGCGCCGCGGATACTTCGGATCATTCCCCCAGGTTGGCGTCCCTGCAGGCATGCTCCTGGCTACCCTGTTCATGCTGGTGCTCTCCGCCACGCTGACCACCGAGCAGTTCGAGGCGTGGGGCTGGCGCATCCCGTTCGTTTCCTCACTAGTGCTCATCGTCGTCGGGTACCTCATCCGCCGCCTCGTGGAGGAATCCCCCGTCTTCGCCGAGCTGGAGGATTTGAAGAAGAAGTCCTCGGCGCCGCTGTCGGAGCTCTTCCGCAACCACACCAGCAAGGTTGTCCTCGCCGCCCTCATCTTCGCAGGCGTTAACGCGGCCGGTTACATGGCCATCGCCTTCATCGTCTCTTATGGCACGAAGAACGTCGGCTACGACCGCACCACTACCTTGGCGGTCACCTCGGCGACGGCTATCGCCTGGATCATCTCGACGCTGGTTTTCGGCGGGCTTTCTGACACGATCGGCCGCAAGCAAACGTTCGCCCTCGGCTACATCGGTGCAATCCTGTGGGCGGTGCCGATGTGGTTGCTCGTTGACTCGGGCAATGTCGCGCTCTTCATCCTCTCGATGGTGGTGCTGGGCATCCTGCTCGGGGCGACGTATGGCCCGCAGTCCGCGCTGTACGCCGAAATGTTCCCGCCAGAGGTCCGCCTCTCCGGCGTCTCCATCGGCTACGCCATCGGCTCCATCATCGGCGGTGCCTTCGCCCCGATGATCGCCGCACTGCTTCTCGACGCCACAGGCACCTCCATCTCCATCGGTATCTACATCGCGGTGGTCTCGCTCATCTCACTCATCGCGGTGCTCAAGGTGCCGAAGGGCATCCAGGGCAAGCCCCTGAACTAG
- the paaE gene encoding 1,2-phenylacetyl-CoA epoxidase subunit PaaE codes for MSAPESTKQRAKFQPLKVSEVRRLTDNAVEVSFAVPEELRADYDYVPGQYVALRATIDGQEVRRSYSICDIPQSGIIRVAIKRDLGGVFSTWANDELQPGTVIEVMNPQGAFTSRVRVTSLNDAQALLKDELADVGGAPHLVAIAAGSGITPIMSIAQALLSGSPTATFELVYANKGGSDVMFAEEIGDLKDKYPTRFAVHHVLSREQRVNPLFSGRIDDEKLKILLDKVILTEEAREWFLCGPFEMVQLVRDELAARDVDSDNIRFELFSTGKPSDGPQQGNTGRPVIIDPAGRNITISFQLDGLSGSIESPASAHETVLNAALRARPDVPFACAGGVCGTCRAKVIEGEFTMDENYALEPDEVERGYVLTCQTRPTGDSITVDYDA; via the coding sequence ATGTCAGCTCCCGAATCCACCAAGCAGAGGGCGAAGTTCCAGCCCCTCAAGGTCTCTGAAGTCCGTCGGTTGACCGACAACGCCGTGGAGGTTAGCTTCGCGGTCCCCGAGGAACTGCGCGCGGACTACGACTACGTCCCCGGCCAGTACGTTGCCCTCCGCGCCACCATCGACGGCCAAGAAGTGCGTCGCTCCTACTCCATCTGCGACATTCCCCAATCCGGGATCATCCGGGTCGCCATCAAGCGCGACCTCGGTGGAGTCTTTTCCACCTGGGCTAACGATGAGCTGCAGCCGGGCACCGTCATCGAGGTCATGAACCCCCAGGGGGCCTTTACTTCCCGCGTCCGCGTGACCTCCCTCAACGATGCGCAGGCCCTGCTCAAAGATGAGCTTGCCGACGTCGGCGGTGCCCCCCATCTCGTGGCCATCGCCGCCGGTTCCGGCATCACCCCCATCATGTCCATCGCCCAGGCGCTCCTCTCCGGCTCCCCCACCGCGACGTTTGAGCTGGTCTACGCCAACAAGGGTGGCAGCGACGTGATGTTCGCCGAAGAGATCGGCGACCTCAAGGACAAGTACCCCACCCGCTTCGCCGTCCACCACGTCCTCTCCCGCGAGCAACGTGTCAACCCACTGTTTTCGGGACGTATCGACGACGAAAAGCTGAAGATCTTGCTGGACAAGGTCATCCTCACGGAAGAAGCCCGCGAGTGGTTCCTCTGCGGCCCCTTCGAGATGGTCCAGTTGGTCCGCGACGAGCTGGCCGCACGCGACGTCGATAGTGACAACATCCGCTTCGAACTCTTCTCCACCGGTAAGCCCTCCGACGGCCCCCAGCAGGGTAATACCGGCCGCCCCGTCATCATTGATCCGGCGGGAAGGAACATCACCATTTCCTTCCAGCTTGATGGACTGTCGGGCAGCATCGAGTCCCCCGCTTCGGCCCACGAAACGGTCCTCAACGCCGCCCTGCGTGCCCGCCCCGACGTGCCTTTCGCCTGCGCCGGCGGCGTCTGCGGTACCTGCCGGGCAAAAGTCATCGAGGGTGAGTTCACGATGGATGAGAATTACGCCCTGGAACCGGACGAGGTGGAACGCGGCTATGTCCTCACCTGTCAGACCCGACCGACCGGTGATTCCATCACCGTCGACTACGACGCCTAA
- the paaA gene encoding 1,2-phenylacetyl-CoA epoxidase subunit PaaA produces MTTSTLPEADTAGQEAFDRIIAEDSRIEPTDWMPAAYRKTLTRQISQHAHSEIIGMQPEANWISRAPSLKRKAILIAKVQDEAGHGLYLYSGAETLGTGRDELVDQLLTGRAKYSSIFNYPARTWADIGAIGWLVDGAAICNQVPLCRASYAPYGRAMVRICKEESFHQRQGWEILYELAHGTEAQKRMAQESINRFYGPALQMFGPPDEDSPNSQQSMEWKIKRFSNDQLRQRFVDMIVPQVEALGLTFDDPDLKWNEERGHYDYGPLDWSEFKAVIHGEGPCNVQRMQRRRQAFDDGAWVLEAAAAYAEKTARAADSHLIA; encoded by the coding sequence GTGACTACCAGCACCCTCCCCGAAGCAGATACTGCAGGCCAAGAGGCCTTCGACCGCATCATCGCCGAGGATTCGCGCATCGAGCCCACCGACTGGATGCCCGCCGCCTACCGCAAGACCCTCACCCGCCAAATCTCCCAGCACGCCCACTCCGAGATCATCGGCATGCAACCGGAGGCCAACTGGATCTCCCGCGCACCCTCCCTCAAGCGCAAGGCCATCCTCATCGCCAAGGTCCAGGACGAAGCCGGCCACGGCCTCTACCTCTACTCCGGCGCCGAGACCCTGGGCACCGGCCGCGACGAGCTCGTTGATCAACTGCTCACCGGCCGCGCGAAATATTCTTCCATCTTCAACTACCCGGCCCGTACCTGGGCGGATATCGGAGCGATCGGCTGGCTGGTCGACGGCGCCGCCATCTGCAACCAAGTCCCCCTCTGCCGCGCCTCCTACGCCCCCTACGGGCGCGCCATGGTCCGCATCTGCAAGGAGGAGTCCTTCCACCAGCGCCAGGGCTGGGAGATTCTCTACGAACTCGCCCATGGCACCGAGGCGCAGAAGCGCATGGCGCAGGAATCCATCAACCGCTTCTACGGCCCCGCCCTGCAGATGTTCGGCCCACCCGACGAGGATTCACCCAACTCGCAGCAATCCATGGAGTGGAAGATTAAGCGCTTCTCCAATGACCAGTTGCGCCAACGCTTCGTCGACATGATCGTCCCCCAGGTCGAAGCCCTAGGCCTCACCTTCGATGACCCCGACCTCAAATGGAACGAGGAACGCGGCCACTACGACTACGGCCCGCTGGACTGGAGCGAGTTCAAAGCCGTCATCCACGGCGAAGGACCGTGCAACGTGCAGCGGATGCAGCGGCGTCGACAAGCATTCGACGACGGCGCCTGGGTGCTGGAGGCAGCCGCGGCCTACGCCGAGAAAACCGCCCGCGCCGCCGACTCCCACCTCATCGCCTAG
- a CDS encoding Fpg/Nei family DNA glycosylase yields the protein MPEGHVIHRLANELNERYAGRDLRITSPQGRFAAEASLIDGARIAQAEAIGKHLFIDVDAPHSEHILYIHLGLIGEMRFEPSADVWGQIRLRIDNGDEAANLRGPQWCRLITDAEYDIAAAKLGEDPIRDDASPDRLWPRISRSKRSIGSQLMDQKLFAGVGNIYRAETLFRLGISPFRPGNQLERNEFDSVWFDLVGLMNDGVRAGRIDTVRPEHTPEAMGREPRKDDHGGEVYVYRRAGQACFVCGTTITEKVMEGRNLFWCPGCQPD from the coding sequence ATGCCCGAAGGTCACGTCATCCACCGCCTAGCCAATGAGCTCAACGAACGTTACGCTGGCCGCGACCTGCGCATCACCTCCCCCCAGGGGAGGTTCGCCGCCGAGGCATCGCTTATCGACGGCGCGCGGATCGCCCAGGCAGAAGCCATCGGTAAGCACTTGTTCATCGACGTCGATGCCCCTCACTCCGAGCACATTCTCTACATCCACTTGGGCCTCATCGGGGAGATGCGTTTCGAGCCTTCCGCGGACGTGTGGGGACAGATCCGCCTGCGCATCGACAACGGCGACGAGGCCGCCAACCTGCGGGGGCCGCAATGGTGCCGGCTGATTACAGACGCCGAGTACGACATCGCCGCAGCCAAGTTGGGCGAGGACCCGATTCGCGATGACGCCTCCCCGGATCGCCTCTGGCCCCGCATTTCCCGCTCGAAGCGCAGCATCGGTTCGCAGCTCATGGACCAGAAACTCTTCGCCGGGGTGGGCAACATCTACCGAGCAGAAACCCTCTTCCGCCTCGGCATCTCGCCCTTTAGGCCCGGCAATCAGCTCGAACGTAATGAGTTCGATAGCGTCTGGTTTGACCTCGTCGGTCTCATGAACGACGGAGTTCGGGCCGGACGCATTGACACCGTCCGGCCCGAACACACCCCGGAGGCCATGGGCCGCGAGCCCCGCAAGGACGACCACGGCGGAGAGGTTTATGTGTACCGCCGGGCCGGCCAAGCCTGCTTCGTGTGTGGGACCACCATTACCGAGAAGGTCATGGAGGGCCGGAACCTCTTCTGGTGTCCCGGCTGCCAACCCGACTAG
- a CDS encoding TetR/AcrR family transcriptional regulator — MPLSGNSGGRGRPGYGREDVIRIAVEVFNQHGYEATSMGTLAGRLGLSKSAIYHHITSKEEILVEATDKALAELTTVIESATHEAGSTVEKLELLVAGSTRVLCEYPAYVRLLLRLRGNTDVEMQILERRRRLTQELIDVVRDAQGEGLVTDELEAGVIGRLIFGMINSIVEWYRPGGKCTPEEMAAITPRLVFDGILLRKG; from the coding sequence ATGCCGCTGTCAGGAAATTCGGGCGGCCGGGGTCGTCCCGGTTACGGCCGCGAGGACGTCATTCGCATTGCCGTCGAGGTATTCAACCAGCATGGTTACGAGGCAACGTCGATGGGGACCCTGGCGGGACGCCTAGGGCTGAGCAAATCAGCGATCTATCACCACATCACCTCTAAGGAGGAGATCCTGGTCGAGGCCACCGACAAGGCTCTCGCCGAACTGACCACCGTGATCGAGTCCGCCACGCATGAGGCGGGGAGCACGGTCGAGAAGCTGGAGTTGCTGGTGGCTGGCTCTACCCGCGTGCTGTGCGAGTACCCGGCCTATGTCCGGTTGCTGCTTCGCCTGCGGGGAAACACGGACGTCGAGATGCAGATCCTTGAGCGTCGGCGTCGGTTGACGCAGGAGCTTATCGACGTCGTCCGCGATGCGCAGGGCGAAGGCCTGGTCACCGACGAGTTGGAGGCGGGGGTGATTGGTCGCCTCATTTTCGGCATGATCAACTCGATTGTTGAGTGGTATCGCCCTGGTGGAAAATGTACGCCCGAGGAAATGGCAGCCATTACGCCACGTCTGGTCTTCGACGGGATCCTGCTTCGCAAGGGCTAA
- the paaB gene encoding 1,2-phenylacetyl-CoA epoxidase subunit PaaB yields MSDQQSWPMWEVFVRSSRGLSHVHAGSLHAPDATMALRNARDLYTRRNEGTSVWVVPSEAVTSSDPDSKGGYFESASGKNYRHATYYDKSEGVPHL; encoded by the coding sequence ATGTCCGATCAGCAGTCTTGGCCGATGTGGGAGGTCTTCGTCCGATCCTCCCGTGGCCTGTCTCACGTCCACGCCGGTTCCTTGCACGCGCCCGACGCCACCATGGCCCTACGCAACGCCCGCGACCTCTACACCCGTCGCAACGAAGGCACCTCCGTCTGGGTTGTGCCCTCCGAGGCCGTGACCTCCTCCGATCCCGACTCCAAGGGCGGCTACTTCGAGTCCGCCTCCGGCAAGAACTACCGCCACGCCACCTACTATGACAAGTCCGAAGGGGTGCCGCACCTGTGA